A genome region from Pygocentrus nattereri isolate fPygNat1 chromosome 10, fPygNat1.pri, whole genome shotgun sequence includes the following:
- the LOC108423513 gene encoding putative E3 ubiquitin-protein ligase UBR7 isoform X2 translates to MAVNEGKEAALSLVDVAEDEELREALAVLAGSDPNQCSYLQGYVKRQAVFACSTCTSEGMEPTGVCLACANHCHDGHDIFELYTKRNFRCDCGNRKFGSFKCKLSPEKDGQNSKNLYNHNYFGRYCSCDRPYPDDDDQVGEEMIQCILCEDWYHSKHLGCAVVDSEELLEMVCESCMNRAPLLWTYAAYFATSPVTSKEDEDVTVVGDEEEKETLKETLHPYRNGHDVPSTSQGCQKEPTLNGTRAISHKRTHEEMESTSSACESENSPCKLKELKAKGLVRPRVGAVFWPYCWRSKLCTCTSCKRVYVEAGVQFLLDESDTVLAYENRGKALLREDLLMSCLNSLDRVQQLEIIYQYNDMKAELHAFLREFADQGKEVTPEAIRTFFEELQARKRRRSSTGQYYCS, encoded by the exons ATGGCTGTTAATGAAGGAAAGGAGGCTGCTCTGTCACTGGTGGATGTAGCCGAGGATGAGGAGCTTCGTGAAGCTCTTGCAGTTCTGGCTGGCAGTGACCCCAACCAGTGCTCCTACCTGCAG GGGTATGTGAAGAGACAGGCTGTGTTTGCCTGCAGTACTTGCACAAGTGAAGGCATGGAGCCAACTGGAGTTTGCCTCGCCTGTGCTAACCACTGTCATGATGGCCATGACATCTTTGAACTGTATACGAAAAG gaacttTCGCTGTGATTGTGGGAATAGAAAATTTGGCTCATTTAAGTGCAAACTCAGTCCT gAAAAAGATGGTCAGAACTCCAAAAACCTTTATAACCACAATTACTTTGGACGTTACTGCTCATGTGACAGACCTTaccctgatgatgatgatcag GTTGGTgaagaaatgattcagtgtaTTCTGTGTGAAGACTGGTACCACTCAAAG cACCTGGGCTGTGCAGTAGTAGACTCAGAGGAGTTGCTGGAGATGGTATGTGAGAGCTGTATGAACAGAGCTCCTTTGCTGTGGACCTATGCTGCTTACTTTGCAA CTTCACCAGTAACCAGTAAAGAGGATGAAGATGTGACTGTGGTGGGTGATGAAGAAGAGAAGGAAACACTGAAGGAAACACTGCATCCATACAGGAATGGGCATGATGTACCTTCCACGAGTCAAGGCTGTCAAAAGGAG CCCACTCTTAATGGGACTAGAGCCATAAGCCACAAGAGGACTCATGAGGAGATGGAGAGCACTTCATCAGCATGCGAATCTGAAAATTCACCATGTAAATTAAAGGAGCTTAAGGCCAAAGGCTTGGTGAGACCCAGGGTTGGGGCAGTGTTCTGGCCTTACTGCTGGCGGTCCAAGCTTTGCACTTGCACAAGCTGCAAG AGAGTGTATGTGGAGGCAGGTGTTCAGTTCCTGCTGGATGAGTCAGACACTGTACTTGCGTATGAGAACAGGGGCAAAGCACTGCTGAGGGAAGACTTGCTCATGTCCTGCCTTAACTCTCTGGACCGTGTGCAGCAACTGGAGATCATTTACC AGTACAATGACATGAAGGCTGAGCTACATGCCTTCCTACGGGAATTTGCAGACCAGGGGAAG GAGGTGACCCCTGAAGCTATTCGCACCTTTTTCGAAGAGCTTCAGGCAAGGAAAAGGAGACGGTCCAGCACTGGGCAGTACTACTGCAGCTGA
- the LOC108423513 gene encoding putative E3 ubiquitin-protein ligase UBR7 isoform X1, whose protein sequence is MAVNEGKEAALSLVDVAEDEELREALAVLAGSDPNQCSYLQGYVKRQAVFACSTCTSEGMEPTGVCLACANHCHDGHDIFELYTKRNFRCDCGNRKFGSFKCKLSPEKDGQNSKNLYNHNYFGRYCSCDRPYPDDDDQVGEEMIQCILCEDWYHSKHLGCAVVDSEELLEMVCESCMNRAPLLWTYAAYFATSPVTSKEDEDVTVVGDEEEKETLKETLHPYRNGHDVPSTSQGCQKEQPTLNGTRAISHKRTHEEMESTSSACESENSPCKLKELKAKGLVRPRVGAVFWPYCWRSKLCTCTSCKRVYVEAGVQFLLDESDTVLAYENRGKALLREDLLMSCLNSLDRVQQLEIIYQYNDMKAELHAFLREFADQGKEVTPEAIRTFFEELQARKRRRSSTGQYYCS, encoded by the exons ATGGCTGTTAATGAAGGAAAGGAGGCTGCTCTGTCACTGGTGGATGTAGCCGAGGATGAGGAGCTTCGTGAAGCTCTTGCAGTTCTGGCTGGCAGTGACCCCAACCAGTGCTCCTACCTGCAG GGGTATGTGAAGAGACAGGCTGTGTTTGCCTGCAGTACTTGCACAAGTGAAGGCATGGAGCCAACTGGAGTTTGCCTCGCCTGTGCTAACCACTGTCATGATGGCCATGACATCTTTGAACTGTATACGAAAAG gaacttTCGCTGTGATTGTGGGAATAGAAAATTTGGCTCATTTAAGTGCAAACTCAGTCCT gAAAAAGATGGTCAGAACTCCAAAAACCTTTATAACCACAATTACTTTGGACGTTACTGCTCATGTGACAGACCTTaccctgatgatgatgatcag GTTGGTgaagaaatgattcagtgtaTTCTGTGTGAAGACTGGTACCACTCAAAG cACCTGGGCTGTGCAGTAGTAGACTCAGAGGAGTTGCTGGAGATGGTATGTGAGAGCTGTATGAACAGAGCTCCTTTGCTGTGGACCTATGCTGCTTACTTTGCAA CTTCACCAGTAACCAGTAAAGAGGATGAAGATGTGACTGTGGTGGGTGATGAAGAAGAGAAGGAAACACTGAAGGAAACACTGCATCCATACAGGAATGGGCATGATGTACCTTCCACGAGTCAAGGCTGTCAAAAGGAG CAGCCCACTCTTAATGGGACTAGAGCCATAAGCCACAAGAGGACTCATGAGGAGATGGAGAGCACTTCATCAGCATGCGAATCTGAAAATTCACCATGTAAATTAAAGGAGCTTAAGGCCAAAGGCTTGGTGAGACCCAGGGTTGGGGCAGTGTTCTGGCCTTACTGCTGGCGGTCCAAGCTTTGCACTTGCACAAGCTGCAAG AGAGTGTATGTGGAGGCAGGTGTTCAGTTCCTGCTGGATGAGTCAGACACTGTACTTGCGTATGAGAACAGGGGCAAAGCACTGCTGAGGGAAGACTTGCTCATGTCCTGCCTTAACTCTCTGGACCGTGTGCAGCAACTGGAGATCATTTACC AGTACAATGACATGAAGGCTGAGCTACATGCCTTCCTACGGGAATTTGCAGACCAGGGGAAG GAGGTGACCCCTGAAGCTATTCGCACCTTTTTCGAAGAGCTTCAGGCAAGGAAAAGGAGACGGTCCAGCACTGGGCAGTACTACTGCAGCTGA
- the ttc8 gene encoding tetratricopeptide repeat protein 8 isoform X2, whose amino-acid sequence MEVTLSIDPLFLAWSYFRRRKFQKCSDICTKVLEDSPYDQAAWSLKTRALTEMVYIDEVEVDQEGIAEIMLDESSIAQVARPGTSLRLPGTSQGGGPSPAVRPMTQSGRPITGFVRPSTQSGRPGTMEQAIKTPRTANTARPVTSASGRFVRLGTASMLTNPEGPFINLSRLNLAKYAQKPNLSKTLFEYIFHHENDVKNALDLAALATEHAQFKDWWWKVQLGKCYYRLGLYREAEKQFRSALNHQEFVDTYLYLAKVYQRLDQPITALNLFKQGLDHFPGEVTLLTGIARIHEEMNNITSATEYYKDVLKQDNTHVEAIACIGSNHFYTDQPEIALRFYRRLLQMGVYNCQLYNNLGLCCFYAQQYDMTLSSFERALALVSSDEEQADVWYNLGHVAVGIGDLPLAYQCFKLALAFNNDHAEAYNNLAVLELRKGRIEQAKAFLQTAASLAPHMYEPHFNFAILSDKVGDLQSSYMAAQKSEDAFPEHVDTQQILKNLRHHFAVL is encoded by the exons ATGGAGGTGACCTTGTCTATTGACCCGCTTTTTCTTGCCTGGAGCTATTTCAGGCGACGGAAATTCCAGAAATGTTCGGATATTTGCACAAAGGTGTTGGAAGATAGCCCGTACGACCAG GCGGCATGGAGTCTGAAGACAAGGGCTCTGACTGAGATGGTGTACATTGATGAAGTGGAAGTGGATCAGGAGGGGATTGCAGAAATAATGTTGGATGAAAGTTCCATTGCACAAGTTGCTC GCCCTGGAACATCACTAAGACTCCCAGGAACAAGCCAAGGTGGAGGACCTTCTCCAGCTGTCAG ACCAATGACTCAGTCAGGACGCCCCATCACAGGATTTGTAAGACCCAGCACTCAGTCTGGTAGACCTGGGACTATGGAACAAGCCATCAAAACACCTCGAACTGCAAACACTGCCCGTCCAGTCACCAGTGCATCTGGCAGATTTGTCAGATTGGGCACG GCTTCAATGCTAACAAATCCAGAGGGACCTTTTATAAATTTGTCCAGGTTAAATTTGGCAAAGTATGCCCAGAAACCAAATTTATCTAAG aCCTTATTTGAATACatctttcatcatgaaaatgatgtaaaaaat GCATTGGACCTGGCTGCTCTTGCCACCGAGCATGCCCAGTTCAAGGACTGGTGGTGGAAAGTCCAACTTGGGAAATGTTACTACAG GCTTGGTTTGTATCGTGAAGCTGAGAAACAATTCAGGTCAGCCCTCAATCACCAAGAGTTTGTAGATACCTACCTCTACCTCGCAAAG GTATATCAGCGACTGGATCAGCCTATAACTGCCCTAAACCTCTTTAAACAAGGTCTGGACCATTTCCCAGGAGAAGTTACTTTGCTAACTGGAATTGCTCGCATTCATGAG GAGATGAATAACATTACTTCAGCAACCGAGTACTACAAAGATGTCTTAAAGCAGGACAATACACATGTAGAGGCCATTGCCTGCATTGGAAGCAACCACTTCTATACAGACCAGCCAGAGATCGCCCTGCGCTTCTACAG gCGGTTGCTGCAGATGGGTGTCTATAACTGCCAGCTGTACAATAACTTGGGCTTGTGCTGCTTTTATGCTCAGCAGTATGATATGACTCTGTCCTCATTTGAAAGGGCTTTAGCCCTGGTTTCAAGTGATGAGGAACAGGCAGATGTCTGGTACAATCTTGGACATGTTGCAGTG GGTATAGGTGACTTGCCTCTAGCTTATCAGTGTTTTAAACTAGCTTTGGCTTTCAACAATGATCATGCTGAGGCTTACAACAACTTAGCAGTACTGGAGCTGAGGAAAGGCCGTATTGAGCAG gCTAAAGCTTTTCTGCAGACGGCTGCTTCTCTGGCCCCTCACATGTATGAACCACATTTCAACTTTGCTATACTATCGGACAAG GTGGGCGACCTTCAGAGTAGCTACATGGCTGCCCAGAAGTCTGAGGATGCCTTCCCTGAACATGTGGACACTCAGCAGATCCTGAAGAACCTTCGGCATCACTTTGCTGTGCTATGA
- the ttc8 gene encoding tetratricopeptide repeat protein 8 isoform X1: MEVTLSIDPLFLAWSYFRRRKFQKCSDICTKVLEDSPYDQEHDTLPHISEAAWSLKTRALTEMVYIDEVEVDQEGIAEIMLDESSIAQVARPGTSLRLPGTSQGGGPSPAVRPMTQSGRPITGFVRPSTQSGRPGTMEQAIKTPRTANTARPVTSASGRFVRLGTASMLTNPEGPFINLSRLNLAKYAQKPNLSKTLFEYIFHHENDVKNALDLAALATEHAQFKDWWWKVQLGKCYYRLGLYREAEKQFRSALNHQEFVDTYLYLAKVYQRLDQPITALNLFKQGLDHFPGEVTLLTGIARIHEEMNNITSATEYYKDVLKQDNTHVEAIACIGSNHFYTDQPEIALRFYRRLLQMGVYNCQLYNNLGLCCFYAQQYDMTLSSFERALALVSSDEEQADVWYNLGHVAVGIGDLPLAYQCFKLALAFNNDHAEAYNNLAVLELRKGRIEQAKAFLQTAASLAPHMYEPHFNFAILSDKVGDLQSSYMAAQKSEDAFPEHVDTQQILKNLRHHFAVL, translated from the exons ATGGAGGTGACCTTGTCTATTGACCCGCTTTTTCTTGCCTGGAGCTATTTCAGGCGACGGAAATTCCAGAAATGTTCGGATATTTGCACAAAGGTGTTGGAAGATAGCCCGTACGACCAG GAACATGATACATTACCCCATATTTCTGAG GCGGCATGGAGTCTGAAGACAAGGGCTCTGACTGAGATGGTGTACATTGATGAAGTGGAAGTGGATCAGGAGGGGATTGCAGAAATAATGTTGGATGAAAGTTCCATTGCACAAGTTGCTC GCCCTGGAACATCACTAAGACTCCCAGGAACAAGCCAAGGTGGAGGACCTTCTCCAGCTGTCAG ACCAATGACTCAGTCAGGACGCCCCATCACAGGATTTGTAAGACCCAGCACTCAGTCTGGTAGACCTGGGACTATGGAACAAGCCATCAAAACACCTCGAACTGCAAACACTGCCCGTCCAGTCACCAGTGCATCTGGCAGATTTGTCAGATTGGGCACG GCTTCAATGCTAACAAATCCAGAGGGACCTTTTATAAATTTGTCCAGGTTAAATTTGGCAAAGTATGCCCAGAAACCAAATTTATCTAAG aCCTTATTTGAATACatctttcatcatgaaaatgatgtaaaaaat GCATTGGACCTGGCTGCTCTTGCCACCGAGCATGCCCAGTTCAAGGACTGGTGGTGGAAAGTCCAACTTGGGAAATGTTACTACAG GCTTGGTTTGTATCGTGAAGCTGAGAAACAATTCAGGTCAGCCCTCAATCACCAAGAGTTTGTAGATACCTACCTCTACCTCGCAAAG GTATATCAGCGACTGGATCAGCCTATAACTGCCCTAAACCTCTTTAAACAAGGTCTGGACCATTTCCCAGGAGAAGTTACTTTGCTAACTGGAATTGCTCGCATTCATGAG GAGATGAATAACATTACTTCAGCAACCGAGTACTACAAAGATGTCTTAAAGCAGGACAATACACATGTAGAGGCCATTGCCTGCATTGGAAGCAACCACTTCTATACAGACCAGCCAGAGATCGCCCTGCGCTTCTACAG gCGGTTGCTGCAGATGGGTGTCTATAACTGCCAGCTGTACAATAACTTGGGCTTGTGCTGCTTTTATGCTCAGCAGTATGATATGACTCTGTCCTCATTTGAAAGGGCTTTAGCCCTGGTTTCAAGTGATGAGGAACAGGCAGATGTCTGGTACAATCTTGGACATGTTGCAGTG GGTATAGGTGACTTGCCTCTAGCTTATCAGTGTTTTAAACTAGCTTTGGCTTTCAACAATGATCATGCTGAGGCTTACAACAACTTAGCAGTACTGGAGCTGAGGAAAGGCCGTATTGAGCAG gCTAAAGCTTTTCTGCAGACGGCTGCTTCTCTGGCCCCTCACATGTATGAACCACATTTCAACTTTGCTATACTATCGGACAAG GTGGGCGACCTTCAGAGTAGCTACATGGCTGCCCAGAAGTCTGAGGATGCCTTCCCTGAACATGTGGACACTCAGCAGATCCTGAAGAACCTTCGGCATCACTTTGCTGTGCTATGA
- the LOC108423514 gene encoding C-type lectin domain family 4 member E-like has translation MTTLETSANKIRETHNDYEINDDFTADEHPLYSNVSRFIVRDGPRSRPYQLATISLGIMSAVLLAIIIGLSVRINRVSDDHNSLSLNSSRINSELAQLRSDHKSLIESKKALQEKHDEDTKQIKSLEANIAVETRLKTELQSQNRDLREEKRKLKSQLTNLEENCGQCLPNWLLMNNTCYFFAVSEIIPRKGWAAGRQECTKKGADLLVINSKEEQEFISDTLKALRYNLSFSYRNGFWMGLKDDQTEGVWKWLNGTLMTEGYWMDGEPNDDYGIEDCAAVYPTNNPMKSWNDVPCSHPLKWICEKEITKTP, from the exons ATGACAACTTTAGAGACCTCAGCAAACAAGATTAGAGAAACACACAATGATTACGAAATTAATGATGATTTCACTGCAGATGAGCATCCTCTTTATTCAAATG TGTCCAGGTTCATAGTCAGAGATGGACCCAGATCAAGGCCTTACCAACTGGCAACTATAAGTCTGGGCATCATGAGTGCTGTATTATTGGCCATTATAATAGGACTAAGTGTTCGCA TTAACAGGGTGAGTGATGATCACAACAGCTTGTCTCTCAACTCCTCCAGGATCAATTCTGAACTTGCACAGCTCAGATCAGACCACAAAAGCCTGATTGAGTCCAAAAAGGCACTTCAGGAGAAGCACGATGAAGACACAAAACAGATCAAATCACTAGAGGCAAACATTGCCGTGGAAACAAGACTGAAGACTGAACTGCAATCTCAGAATCGTGACCTgagggaagagaaaagaaaactgaaGTCTCAACTCACAAATCTTG AAGAAAACTGTGGCCAGTGCCTACCAAACTGGCTGCTGATGAACAACACCTGTTATTTCTTTGCTGTGTCTGAGATTATTCCACGCAAAGGCTGGGCTGCGGGCAGGCAAGAGTGCACCAAAAAAGGAGCAGACTTACTTGTTATAAATTCAAAGGAGGAGCAG GAGTTCATTTCGGACACCTTAAAGGCACTGAGGTACAATTTATCATTTAGTTATCGAAATGGATTCTGGATGGGACTGAAGGATGACCAAACAGAAGGGGTCTGGAAATGGCTGAATGGGACACTTATGACTGAAGG AtactggatggatggagagCCAAATGATGACTATGGAATTGAAGATTGCGCAGCTGTATATCCTACCAACAATCCAATGAAGTCCTGGAATGATGTACCATGTTCACACCCATTAAAATGGATTTGTGAGAAGGAAATAACTAAAACACCCTAG
- the ndc80 gene encoding kinetochore protein NDC80 homolog, whose protein sequence is MSRRPSRRFSEMPMRVTDGRMSLVNATPQNKDNVFGKLNIPKPQSGTSERRTSFFGKGAGGGGQRNSLFGSYGGTEKIKDPRPLHDKAFVQQCIKQLCEFLGDNGFPGTVTVKALQSPSTKEFLKIFEFIYSLLDHTFQMPTAKVEEEIPRTFKDLGYPFPLSKSSMYSIGAPHTWPQALGALIWLIDTVKIFNSMKGQNLLFADFSDGSSELEEGVEYNKLFLDYCSKTYNNFMQGADTFEDEDAEYLSHLKRLYNVDEALLDSQQEKHRILMEEVERLEKESHTDRLMAQRTEKLRLQTDLQKLQSYRAHMESFKSHLENKAAGLSEELEAADLQLESLKQDKIRLQHILENQKFTPADIERINRERNELQQTVSSLSRSLEEAQQLAWNEEITLVKTRERAEVKLAEYHKLARMLKLIPQSAENACGHDFEIKTVSDYGPTTATQIRTQIQNPLKNMLLDVEEEFSSLTNMKLSLEETVEQIKSNISEKMNDIKQIKDQIRRLDQQLEHDMQEMAQEEEKWAADVDSAERNKKLLEKKVMDGYEDAEEQLKAAQQQYHLVLQETKEESRLVANNLTHVFSAAANHLGIVEKHCNDQLKKMDKMNEIVREDQADLQQLKEMIEYFVTRADSFA, encoded by the exons ATGAGCCGAAGACCTAGCAGAAGATTTTCTGAGATGCCAATGCGTGTAACTGATGGCAGAATGAGTTTGGTGAATGCGACACCACAGAA CAAAGACAATGTCTTTGGAAAGCTGAACATCCCAAAACCTCAGTCTGGCACATCAGAGAGGAGgaccagcttttttggaaa aggtgctggtggtggtggccAGAGAAACAGCTTGTTTGGGTCCTATGGGGGTACAGAAAAGATCAAGGATCCCAGACCCCTTCATGACAAAGCTTTTGTCCAACAATGTATCAAACAGCTTTGTGAG TTCCTTGGAGACAATGGATTCCCTGGCACAGTCACAGTAAAGGCCCTCCAGTCGCCTTCTACTAAAGAGTTCCTGAAGATATTTGAGTTCATATACAGTTTGTTGGACCATACCTTTCAGATGCCCACTGCCAAGGTTGAAGAGGAGATTCCTAGGACGTTTAAAGACTTGGG GTACCCATTTCCATTGTCAAAAAGCTCCATGTACTCCATTGGGGCTCCACATACCTGGCCTCAGGCTCTAGGGGCACTGATCTGGCTCATTGACACAGTTAAA ATCTTTAACAGTATGAAAGGTCAGAACCTACTGTTTGCTGACTTCTCAGATGGCTCATCTGAGCTAGAGGAGGGTGTCGAATACAACAAG CTCTTCTTAGACTACTGCTCTAAGACCTACAATAACTTCATGCAGGGAGCAGACACCTTTGAGGATGAGGATGCAGAATACCTCAGCCATCTGA AGAGGCTGTACAATGTGGATGAAGCTCTACTAGACTCacaacaggaaaaacacaggaTTCTGATGGAGGAGGTGGAGAGACTGGAGAAAGAAAGTCATACT GATCGGTTGATGGCACAGAGGACTGAGAAGCTGAGGTTACAGACTGATCTGCAGAAACTACAAAGCTACCGTGCTCACATGGAATCATTCAAAAGTCACCTGGAGAACAAGGCCGCAGGGCTGTCTGAGGAGCTGGAGGCTGCTG accTTCAGCTAGAAAGTCTGAAGCAGGACAAGATAAGACTGCAGCACATTCTGGAGAATCAGAAGTTCACTCCAGCCGATATTGAGCGCATAAACCGGGAGAGGAATGAACTACAGCAGACTGTCAGCAGTTTGAGCCGCAGTCTTGAGGAGGCCCAGCAGCTAGCATGGAATGAGGAGATCACCCTAGTGAAAACCAGGGAGAGG GCTGAAGTAAAGTTGGCAGAATACCACAAATTGGCACGCATGCTCAAGCTCATTCCCCAGTCTGCAGAGAATGcttgtggccatgactttgAGATCAAAACAGTCAGCGACTACGGCCCCACCACTGCCACCCAGATCAGAACACAGATACAG AATCCTCTCAAAAACATGCTTTTGGATGTAGAAGAAGAGTTCAGCAGTCTGACCAATATGAAGCTTAGCCTAGAAGAGACAGTGGAGCAG ATAAAGTCcaacatttctgagaagatgAACGACATAAAGCAAATTAAAGATCAAATCCGCAGACTGGACCAGCAGCTAGAGCATGACATGCAG GAGATGGCTCAAGAAGAGGAAAAGTGGGCAGCAGATGTGGACTCTgctgaaagaaacaaaaagctTCTAGAAAAGAAGGTCATGGATGGCTATGAGGATGCTGAAGAGCAACTGAAAGCAGCCCAACAACA GTACCACCTTGTGCTTCAGGAAACCAAAGAGGAGAGCCGGTTGGTGGCAAACAATTTGACCCATGTCTTCAGTGCTGCAGCCAACCACTTGGGTATAGTTGAG AAACATTGTAATGACCAGCTGAAGAAGATGGACAAGATGAACGAAATTGTCCGGGAAGACCAAGCAGACCTGCAACAGTTGAAGGAAATGATAGAATACTTTGTCACTAGAGCAGATAGCTTTGCATGA